TGGAACCTGGCACATGCCCCTGTCACCATCACCGTACCTGCCAAATCCATCCCTTCCTGGAAAGAACTGAATGGCGTGGCCTTTCAGCCACCTACCGACAGGGAAGGTATTTACAAAGGAAAAGTAGATAATACAGTACAGGATATCACGCTTGTGCCTTATGGTTGTACCAAAGTGCGCATCGTAGCTTTCCCTGTAGTACCATAAATCACAAAAAAAACAGAAACCTTGCAACGTCTTTTATTTTGCCTGCTATGTTGCCTGCCCGGTTTCCTGTATGCACAGGTCAACTGGTCAGGTAGCTGGATCACGAATACCACAGATACCACTATCACGAAAGCACCTTTTTTCAGGAAAGTCTTTCACACGGGTAAGCCATTGCAAAGTGCAGTAGCTTATGTATCCGGTGTAGGGTATCATGTGTTGTATGTAAACGGAAAACCTGTCACCGATGCAGTGCTGGAACAGGGCTATACCCGCTATGACAAAAGATTGCTGTACAACACCTACGACATTACCTCCCTGTTGGCTAATGGCGACAACGTCGTAGCAGCAGAACTGGGAAATGGCTGGTACAATGTACAATCCCATGCAGTATGGGAATTTCACAAAGCACCGTGGCGCAATACACCCCGCATGCTCATCAACATCCTGTTCACCTACAAAGATGGTAGTAAAGAAACCATCGTTACGGATCGCAGCTGGAAGTGCACCACCGGACCTAGCCAGTACAACAACCTGTACACCGGCGAAATCTACGATGCCCGTGCAGAACTACCTGGCTGGAACAAGCTGGGATACAATGATGCCAGCTGGCAGACCGCCCTTGAAACCCATTCTCCCGGTGGTGTACTGGTACCACAGGAAATGCCTTCTATTAAGATCATCAGGCGTATCAAACCTGTAAGTGTAAAGCAGGTAGATAAGGATGAATATCTTTTTGATATGGGCCAGAATTTTGCTGGCGTTGTGACCTTAAAAGTAAAAGGTACAGCAGGTACAAAAGTGACCCTATCTTACAGAGAAGTATTGAAAGATGGGAAAATAGACCTTGCTCATAACACAGAACACATGCGTAGCTGGCCGGGTGAACTGCCTTTCCAGACGGATGTGTATATCTTAAAAGGGAACGGAGGTATCGAAACTTTCACACCGCAATTCACCTATCATGGCTTTCAGTATGTATCAGTAAAAACTGATGCGAAACTTGATAAGAACTCTATCGAAGGCTTATTCTACAGCACAGATTTTGAAGAAGCCGGTCATTTCACCAGCTCTGATCCTATGATCAATAAGCTGTACGAAGCAGCCCGTCAATCTTACAGAAGCAATTTCCTCAGTATTCCTACCGACTGTCCACAGCGGGAAAAAAACGGCTGGACAGCAGATGCGCATATCTCCGCAGAAATCGGTCTGTGGAATTACAAATCCGCACCGGGTTACCGCAAGTGGCTGAATGACATCCGGGATGCGCAGACACCGGATGGGTCTATTCCGGGTATTGTTCCTTCCAATGGCTGGGGCTATGACCGCAAGGACTTTACCTTTGGTCCTGCATGGGGTAGTGCACTGCCCATCATCACCTGGTATTTATACCTCTATGAAGGTGACACCGCTGCGGTACGAGAGAACTACGATGCGATCAAAAAATACACCGACCTGCTCACCAGCGAAGCGCAGAACCATATCTTCAAAATGGGCCTGGGCGACTGGATGTCATTGGTAGAAACACCCGTGCCATTTACATCTACAGCCTGTTATTACACCGACGCGGTGTTAGTGTCTAAAATGGCACGTATATTAGGTAAAGACGAGGATGTGACTGCATATACTGCACTGGCAGAAAAGATCAGTGCTGCTTTCAACAAAGAGTATTATAATGCGCAGACCATGCAGTACAATGTGACCACCGCTACAGCTCTCAGTACCACTGTATACCACGAACTGGTGCCCAAACCTGCGTTGACTAAAACAGTCGATCAACTGGCAAAGAAGATCACAGACAACCATTATCATGCTGATTTCGGCGTATTAGGTACCAAATATGTGCTGCCTTCACTCAGTGATAACGGACATGTAGAACTGGCTATGAAAATGCTGACAGATACAGGTTATGCAGGTTGGGCACACTGGATTGCAAACGGTGCCACTTCCCTGTTTGAAGACTGGCCGGGGGAATTATCACATAATCATATCTTTTTTGGAGACTATTGTGCATGGTTCTACAAAACATTGGCGGGTATCCGTCCGGATGAAACAGCGCCCGGGTTTAAGCATTTCTTTATTCAACCTTCATTTGTGTCTCAGCTCACTTTTGCAAAGGCTGATTATCAATGCCGCTATGGTAAGATTGTCTCTTCCTGGAAGCGGGAGGGAAAACAGGTAATATTGGAAGTGGAAGTACCCGCAAATACAACCGCGACATTAAAATTACAAGGTAAGAAAGATCAACTTTTACAACCGGGGAAACATAAGCTAACTATATAAAAAAAACAGGGCTGACTAAAAAGTAAAATGAAGGCGCTGAGAATTGCGTAAAAGCCATTTCGTCTCCATCACCTACCCGAGGGGGGGGACCCTTTTTAGTCGGCCTCGTTTAATTCGGCTACCTAATGGAGATAGGTAGTCCTTTAAGCACTTCTGAAGAGGTTTATTTATTTTTGATACGCTCTCATTTAAATATATGTGAATAGAAAAACAGATCCGGTTTCTTACCCTCACTGATCGTCACATACCCCTTATTATCCACGCTAATCGTTACCGCTTCTCCTTGTTTTTCACGCACGTATGGCAATAAGGTCGCCGGCCGGGCCATCGTCATTTCGATAGCCTCATTCCCTTTACGCCGCCAGTAATAAATATGTGATTCATCTTTGATAACGATGTGTTCTCCATTCTGCGAGATATCGCCGGCTGTAATCCAGGTGTAGGGTAAGGTCAGTACCTTTTCCAGCGTCACCTGTTGCTGATCTTTAAAATTGAAGTATTGTGCTGGTACCTTATAGAGGCTCACCTGTTTCTCTCTTTTGCTTACAACATACATACATTTTCCAATCGGATCAATCATCAGTGACTCTGCATCTCTGGCAC
This Chitinophaga sancti DNA region includes the following protein-coding sequences:
- a CDS encoding glycoside hydrolase family 78 protein, encoding MQRLLFCLLCCLPGFLYAQVNWSGSWITNTTDTTITKAPFFRKVFHTGKPLQSAVAYVSGVGYHVLYVNGKPVTDAVLEQGYTRYDKRLLYNTYDITSLLANGDNVVAAELGNGWYNVQSHAVWEFHKAPWRNTPRMLINILFTYKDGSKETIVTDRSWKCTTGPSQYNNLYTGEIYDARAELPGWNKLGYNDASWQTALETHSPGGVLVPQEMPSIKIIRRIKPVSVKQVDKDEYLFDMGQNFAGVVTLKVKGTAGTKVTLSYREVLKDGKIDLAHNTEHMRSWPGELPFQTDVYILKGNGGIETFTPQFTYHGFQYVSVKTDAKLDKNSIEGLFYSTDFEEAGHFTSSDPMINKLYEAARQSYRSNFLSIPTDCPQREKNGWTADAHISAEIGLWNYKSAPGYRKWLNDIRDAQTPDGSIPGIVPSNGWGYDRKDFTFGPAWGSALPIITWYLYLYEGDTAAVRENYDAIKKYTDLLTSEAQNHIFKMGLGDWMSLVETPVPFTSTACYYTDAVLVSKMARILGKDEDVTAYTALAEKISAAFNKEYYNAQTMQYNVTTATALSTTVYHELVPKPALTKTVDQLAKKITDNHYHADFGVLGTKYVLPSLSDNGHVELAMKMLTDTGYAGWAHWIANGATSLFEDWPGELSHNHIFFGDYCAWFYKTLAGIRPDETAPGFKHFFIQPSFVSQLTFAKADYQCRYGKIVSSWKREGKQVILEVEVPANTTATLKLQGKKDQLLQPGKHKLTI